The window CTGAAATTTACCATGCCTCTCCTGCCCGCAACCCCTCTTTCATGCAACAACGCCGGTCATTACTATCGATTCCGAGATTTTCAAAAACGTTCGACACCCCCCTTTCCCCGCAAGGGGACGAAAACACCTAAATATTTGTCGTATGGGATATTACCAAAAAATCACGGTTCGACACCCCCCTTTCCCCGCAAGGGGACGGAAACAGGTTGACCTGTTTCGAGGGCTATTTTCGCTTTTTGGCGTTCGACACCCCCCTTTCCCCGCAAGGGGACGGAAACCGTTGAGTTCTTGCAAAGCGTGTGCTTTCGAGTAAGGTTCGACACCCCCCTTTCCCCGCAAGGGGACGGAAACGCTTAAACAGCTTGATGCTGAAGAAGCCGCAGATCTGGCGTTCGACACCCCCCTTTCCCCGCAAGGGGACGGAAACTCTCGATAAATTGTTTGAAGATCCACGAAAATATGGTTCGACACCCCCCTTTCCCCGCAAGGGGACGGAAACAAAGGATACGGTACCATGTGCTACTTGGTATCGAAAGGGTTCGACACCCCCCTTTCCCCGCAAGGGGACGGAAACACGCCACGGACACGTCTGAGCAGTAAATCCTAATTTCGGTTCGACACCCCCCTTTCCCCGCAAGGGGACGGAAACGTCAATTTCGCCGGAGCTCAATTGACGACCCGACAACAGTTCGACACCCCCCTTTCCCCGCAAGGGGACGGAAACTTAAAATCTGCTGCTGATTGAGCGATCGCGCGCCTCCTGGGTGCAGATTCTGAACTCTTAGAATTGTGGGATGACGACGGATGATCAAAAAAGACCAACGGCTCCACCATGTGCAGCCCCGGTGCAGGCAAACTCCGGCGCACCACCAATCTCCCCAAATCTTTGACTTCGGGTAGCAAAAGCCGATGATACAGAATCCTGCGATAGGGAGACACTTCACCCCACCACCTGACGACACCTCCCCTTGCCCTAGACATGAAGCGACTTCCCACAGGGGAGGGGAGGTTGGGAGGACGCTCTGAACTAGTGCTACGTTGCGAATCGGATTCAGTATGACTAGCGCCAATCCCAAAACCAACGTAAACGGCGATCGCCCGATGTGCCTCCAAACAGCAGTACGAGCGATCGCCCTCTCTCTATCGTTGTCGGTATCTAGTCTGGATAGAGCCAAGCCTTGAATCCCGTGAACTAGCGATCGCGCAAATACGCCTCAATCGCCAGATTCACCAATTCCGTCATCGACTTACCTTCCGCCGCCGCCGCCGCCTTCAGCTTGTCATACACCTCTTCTCGCACCCCCAGACGATGGCGAGATCCACGGTTTTTCGAGGCCGAGGGCACGTAGGAGGCCGAGAACTCGCGCAATGCCTCAAACCCGACCCGATGGCAAAAATCACCAAAGCTTTCTGGATGTTTGCCTTTCTTCCGCTGACGTTTGAACAAGACAAACAGCGGCTCCAGGGTTTTCTCCAGATCGGCGATCGCCATGTTGTTCATGTAGATCTCCGACAAGCGCGATTGGTTGGGGCTTGCGCCCAGCCAGATCTGATAGGCCCCGGGCGACTGTCCCACAAAGCCCAGCTCTGCCAGGTACGGACGCGCGCACCCGTTAGGACATCCCGTCATCCGAATGATGAAATGCTCACCCTCCAAGCCAACCTTGTTCAACAGAGCGCGAATACGGTCTACGATGCCGGGAATAGCCCGCTCCGATTCGGTAATGGCTAACCCGCAGGTGGGTAGAGCCGGACAGGCCATCGTGTGGCGAGTGAGGGCATCCAAATCCTCCGCGCGCGTAATGCCACACCGATCCAGAATGGCTTGGATATCGTCTTTCCAGGCAGGCTCGATCTCGTACAGCACGATATCCTGATTCGCCGTCAGACGCATCGGCACTTCGTAACGCTGCACAATCTCACGGAGCGCCGTTTTCAGCTTGAAGTCGCCTTCATCTTTGACGCGACCATTCTCTACCGATAGACCGAGGAAGAGCTTGCCGTCGCCTTGCTCATCCCACCCCACATAATCGCGATACTCAAAGGGAGGCAGGGATTTGAAGGGTTTCAGCGGCTTGCCAAAATAACCCTCAACGACCTGCCGGAACTTGTCTACCCCCCAGTCGTGGAGGAGGTATTTCATCCGGGCATGCCGACGATTCAAGCGATCGCCATAGTCGCGCTGGGTCGCCAAAATCGCCTTCATCACGTCATAGACATCCGCCTTATCCACGTAGCCGATCGGGTCTGCCAAGCGGGCAAAGGTTTCCTCTTTATTATGGGTACGTCCCAGGCCGCCTCCCGCCAGGACGTTAAATCCTTCCAGTTCCCCGGCGGCGTTGGTGATCACCACCAGGCTGACGTCCTGGGAATAGAGATCCACCGAGTTATCGCCCGGAACCGTCACACAGCACTTGAACTTACGCGGCATGTAGTGGGTGCCGTAGAGCGGTTCTTCGCTGTCGTGAATAATGGTGCCGTTACC of the Synechococcales cyanobacterium T60_A2020_003 genome contains:
- the sir gene encoding sulfite reductase, ferredoxin dependent, encoding MVHTPAKPTDVRKVSKVEGLKERSNGLREPVATELLQDTTHFSEDAIQILKFHGSYQQDNRDNRVKGQEKDYQFMLRTRNPGGFIPAPLFLALDRLSEEYGNHTLRATTRQGFQIHGILKKNLKTVIADIVKHMGSTLGACGDLNRNVMAPPAPYRNRSEYGYARDYADRIADLLTPRTGAYYEIWLDGEKAVTSEVHPEVEAALQRNGNGTIIHDSEEPLYGTHYMPRKFKCCVTVPGDNSVDLYSQDVSLVVITNAAGELEGFNVLAGGGLGRTHNKEETFARLADPIGYVDKADVYDVMKAILATQRDYGDRLNRRHARMKYLLHDWGVDKFRQVVEGYFGKPLKPFKSLPPFEYRDYVGWDEQGDGKLFLGLSVENGRVKDEGDFKLKTALREIVQRYEVPMRLTANQDIVLYEIEPAWKDDIQAILDRCGITRAEDLDALTRHTMACPALPTCGLAITESERAIPGIVDRIRALLNKVGLEGEHFIIRMTGCPNGCARPYLAELGFVGQSPGAYQIWLGASPNQSRLSEIYMNNMAIADLEKTLEPLFVLFKRQRKKGKHPESFGDFCHRVGFEALREFSASYVPSASKNRGSRHRLGVREEVYDKLKAAAAAEGKSMTELVNLAIEAYLRDR